In the genome of Oncorhynchus masou masou isolate Uvic2021 chromosome 26, UVic_Omas_1.1, whole genome shotgun sequence, one region contains:
- the LOC135514749 gene encoding SLIT-ROBO Rho GTPase-activating protein 1-like isoform X2, which yields MSNLVRSKKDKEIIAEYESQVKDVRAQLVEQQRCLEQQTEMRVQLLQDLQDFFRKKAEIETEYSRNLEKLAERFMAKTRSTKDHQQYKKDQNLLSPVNCWYLLLNQVRRESKDHATLSDLYLNNVITRLTHISDDSARLLKRSKEITFQLQEDLMKLLNELYTVMKTYHMYHGETLNAETKLRDAERQVGVGKVGPGGGVEPLFGMRIEERHQRRNAARKMEKMREKRKAKYSENKLKSLKARNEYLLTMEATNSSVFKYYIHDLPDIIDCCDLGYHSSLSRALKTYLSAELSLEASRRTGLEVLEGAVEGLDPARDRQRLLGLYPTAFCPPPRFSFQPHMGDPVTQIAAQPQVQAELTSRLQQLQSRLSTLKIENEEVKKTWGATLTTLQDMTVLDDYDVSQSFTHSPSSESVKSSVSDGYLNKPSLAKRRANQQETELFYFTKFREYLEGSNLISKLQAKHDLLKKAMAEGYIADTLTTSRGRKNSHSKHQDSTKAIPLLVESCIRYINLHGLQHQGIFRVSGSQVEVNDIKNSFERGNDPLIDEENNHDINSVAGVLKLYFRGLENPLFPKERFNDLISCVRIESLYDRAQCIRKILLGVPRVTLVVMRYLFAFLNHLSQYSDENMMDAGNLAIVFGPTLLPTPDALDQVACQAHVNEVIKTVILHHDIFPEPPELPGPVYEKCMTGDQYCESPFSEPGGEVEPDGGTETQTSEEEGEAVEAVARFDYTGRSGRELSFKKGVTLQLFQRASHDWWEGRLNGTHGLVPHQYITLKDRPDSASTVDSDSGSTSNDDKKARSELNSPTDRQPETYNSHRRKRTDIFRRPLGRSKDHGNVGVLERNSPPVTGHFSPRELLLGRSTGLTPPLDSPERRRRSTAAVTVTVSRHDSLRRPEDTPIRRSCSGQHGFSSRTLDPDTLAQDIEESVSVALGQLKQMERGGCRPAPDVVLDTLEQVKNSPITACSSESPSPHSTPSTPGTPGTPSPLSPLSPLIPLPGPPPAPLRSTNPSPDTLGTFKPVVGTPLRMGAPLRPPALRPKPLVPPKSNTPPLLDKSCTM from the exons ATGTCGAACCTGGTCAGGAGCAAGAAGGACAAAGAGATAATTGCAGAGtatgaaagccaggtgaaag atgTGCGAGCCCAGCTGGTGGAACAGCAGCGGTGTTTGGAACAGCAGACAGAGATGAGGGTGCAGCTGCTGCAGGACCTGCAGGACTTCTTCAGGAAGAAGGCTGAGATCGAGACCGAGTACTCCAGGAACCTGGAGAAACTAGCTGAGAGGTTCATGGCCAAGACACGCAGTACCAAGGACCACCAGCAGTACAA AAAGGACCAGAACTTGCTGTCTCCAGTTAACTGCTGGTACCTGCTGCTGAACCAG gtgAGGAGGGAGAGTAAGGACCACGCCACCCTCAGTGACCTTTACCTGAACAACGTCATCACCCGTCTCACGCACATCAGCGACGACTCCGCCCGCCTGCTTAAAAGA AGCAAAGAGATCACCTTTCAGCTGCAGGAGGACTTGATGAAGCTCCTTAATGAACTCTACACC GTGATGAAGACATACCACATGTACCATGGGGAGACACTGAATGCGGAGACCAAGCTGAGGGATGCCGAGCGTCAGGTGGGGGTTGGCAAAGTGGGGCCTGGTGGGGGAGTGGAGCCGTTATTCGGCATGCGTATAGAGGAACGCCACCAGAGACGCAACGCCGCCCGAAAGATGGAGAAGATGAGGGAGAAG AGGAAAGCTAAGTACTCTGAGAACAAGCTGAAGTCTCTGAAGGCCAGGAACGAGTACCTGCTGACGATGGAGGCCACCAACTCCTCTGTGTTCAAATACTACATCCACGACCTGCCCGATATCATAGAt tgttGTGACCTGGGGTACCACTCCAGTCTGAGTCGTGCGTTGAAGACCTACCTGTCTGCAGAGCTGAGTCTGGAGGCCTCCAGGCGGACAGGGTTGGAAGTACTGGAGGGGGCCGTAGAGGGCCTGGATCCTGCCCGAGACAGACAGCGCCTGCTGGGCCTCTACCCTACCGCCTTCTGCCCCCCGCCACGCTTCAGCTTCCAGCCCCACATGGGGGACCCG GTGACCCAGATAGCCGCCCAGCCACAGGTGCAGGCAGAGCTCACATCTAGGCTGCAACAGCTCCAGTCACGCCTCTCCACCCTGAAGATCGAGAACgaggag GTGAAGAAGACATGGGGGGCCACTCTCACCACCCTTCAGGACATGACAGTGCTGGATGACTATGACGTTTCCCAGAGTTTCACGCACAGCCCCTCTTCAGAGTCAGTCAAGTCCAGCGTGTCGGACGGCTACTTAAACAAACCAAGCCTCGCCAAGCGCCGTGCCAACCAACAGGAGACTGAGCTCTTCTACTTtacg AAGTTCCGTGAGTATCTGGAGGGCAGTAATCTGATCTCCAAACTACAGGCCAAACACGACCTACTGAAGAAAGCCATGGCCGAGG GGTATATAGCAGACACGCTGACTACCAG CCGTGGACGAAAGAACTCCCATAGCAAACACCAG GATTCGACTAAAGCCATTCCTCTGCTGGTAGAGAGCTGCATCCGTTACATCAACCTCCATG GTCTTCAGCACCAGGGCATATTCCGTGTGTCGGGGTCACAGGTGGAGGTCAATGACATCAAGAACTCAtttgagagag GTAATGACCCCCTGATTGACGAGGAGAATAACCATGACATCAACTCGGTGGCCGGTGTACTGAAGCTCTACTTCCGGGGGCTGGAGAACCCCCTCTTTCCCAAGGAAAGGTTCAACGACCTAATTTCCTGTGTCC GTATAGAGAGCCTGTATGACAGAGCTCAGTGTATTCGTAAGATTCTACTGGGTGTTCCACGGGTGACTCTGGTCGTGATGAGATACCTGTTCGCTTTCCTGAACCA CTTATCCCAGTACAGCGATGAGAACATGATGGATGCTGGGAACCTGGCCATCGTCTTCGGCCCCACCCTGCTGCCCACGCCCGACGCCCTGGACCAGGTGGCCTGCCAGGCACATGTTAATGAGGTCATCAAGACGGTCATCCTGCACCACGACATCTTCCCCGAACCCCCGGAGCTGCCTGGGCCCGTCTATGAGAAGTGCATGACTGGAGACCAGTACTG CGAGAGTCCGTTCAGCGAGCCGGGTGGGGAGGTGGAGCCCGACGGCGGCACAGAGACTCAGACCAGTGAGGAGG AGGGGGAAGCAGTAGAAGCGGTGGCCAGGTTTGACTATACAGGCCGGTCGGGGCGGGAGCTCTCCTTTAAGAAGGGAGTGACCCTGCAGCTGTTCCAGCGTGCGTCACATGACTGGTGGGAGGGGCGACTCAACGGCACCCATGGCCTGGTGCCTCACCAGTACATAACACTGAAGGACAG GCCTGACTCTGCATCGACAGTGGACAGCGACAGTGGAAGCACTAGCAATGACGACAAGAAAGCCAGAAGTGAGCTGAACTCTCCTACTGACAGACAGCCAGAAACCTACAACAG CCACCGCAGGAAGCGGACTGACATTTTCCGCCGCCCCCTCGGTCGCTCTAAAGACCATGGTAATGTGGGTGTGTTGGAGAGGAACTCGCCGCCCGTCACTGGTCACTTCAGCCCGCGGGAGCTCCTTCTGGGGCGGAGCACTGGCTTAACCCCGCCTCTCGACAGCCCCGAGCGTCGTCGCCGTTCCACTGCTGCGGTGACAGTTACCGTGAGCCGCCACGATTCGCTGCGTCGGCCTGAAGACACGCCCATCCGGCGCTCCTGCAGCGGGCAACACGGCTTCAGCTCCAGAACCCTGGACCCAGACACACTGGCACAA GATATAGAGGAGAGTGTGAGTGTGGCTCTGGGGCAGCTGAAGCAGATGGAGCGTGGGGGCTGCAGACCGGCTCCAGACGTGGTCCTggacactctggagcaggttaagAACAGCCCAATCACAGCCTGCTCCTCCGAGTCACCCAGCCCCCACAgcaccccctccaccccagggaCTCCTGGTACCCCGAGTCCCCTTAGCCCTCTGAGCCCCCTCATTCCTCTCCCTGGCCCCCCTCCCGCACCCCTCCGATCCACCAACCCCTCCCCCGACACCCTGGGCACCTTCAAGCCTGTAGTGGGGACTCCACTCCGTATGGGGGCTCCACTTCGCCCCCCAGCCCTGAGGCCAAAACCCCTGGTGCCCCCCAAGAGTAACACCCCCCCTCTGCTGGACAAGTCCTGCACCATGTGA
- the LOC135514749 gene encoding SLIT-ROBO Rho GTPase-activating protein 1-like isoform X1, with translation MSNLVRSKKDKEIIAEYESQVKDVRAQLVEQQRCLEQQTEMRVQLLQDLQDFFRKKAEIETEYSRNLEKLAERFMAKTRSTKDHQQYKKDQNLLSPVNCWYLLLNQVRRESKDHATLSDLYLNNVITRLTHISDDSARLLKRSKEITFQLQEDLMKLLNELYTVMKTYHMYHGETLNAETKLRDAERQVGVGKVGPGGGVEPLFGMRIEERHQRRNAARKMEKMREKRKAKYSENKLKSLKARNEYLLTMEATNSSVFKYYIHDLPDIIDCCDLGYHSSLSRALKTYLSAELSLEASRRTGLEVLEGAVEGLDPARDRQRLLGLYPTAFCPPPRFSFQPHMGDPVTQIAAQPQVQAELTSRLQQLQSRLSTLKIENEEVKKTWGATLTTLQDMTVLDDYDVSQSFTHSPSSESVKSSVSDGYLNKPSLAKRRANQQETELFYFTKFREYLEGSNLISKLQAKHDLLKKAMAEGYIADTLTTSRGRKNSHSKHQDSTKAIPLLVESCIRYINLHGLQHQGIFRVSGSQVEVNDIKNSFERGNDPLIDEENNHDINSVAGVLKLYFRGLENPLFPKERFNDLISCVRIESLYDRAQCIRKILLGVPRVTLVVMRYLFAFLNHLSQYSDENMMDAGNLAIVFGPTLLPTPDALDQVACQAHVNEVIKTVILHHDIFPEPPELPGPVYEKCMTGDQYCESPFSEPGGEVEPDGGTETQTSEEEGEAVEAVARFDYTGRSGRELSFKKGVTLQLFQRASHDWWEGRLNGTHGLVPHQYITLKDRPDSASTVDSDSGSTSNDDKKARSELNSPTDRQPETYNSSHRRKRTDIFRRPLGRSKDHGNVGVLERNSPPVTGHFSPRELLLGRSTGLTPPLDSPERRRRSTAAVTVTVSRHDSLRRPEDTPIRRSCSGQHGFSSRTLDPDTLAQDIEESVSVALGQLKQMERGGCRPAPDVVLDTLEQVKNSPITACSSESPSPHSTPSTPGTPGTPSPLSPLSPLIPLPGPPPAPLRSTNPSPDTLGTFKPVVGTPLRMGAPLRPPALRPKPLVPPKSNTPPLLDKSCTM, from the exons ATGTCGAACCTGGTCAGGAGCAAGAAGGACAAAGAGATAATTGCAGAGtatgaaagccaggtgaaag atgTGCGAGCCCAGCTGGTGGAACAGCAGCGGTGTTTGGAACAGCAGACAGAGATGAGGGTGCAGCTGCTGCAGGACCTGCAGGACTTCTTCAGGAAGAAGGCTGAGATCGAGACCGAGTACTCCAGGAACCTGGAGAAACTAGCTGAGAGGTTCATGGCCAAGACACGCAGTACCAAGGACCACCAGCAGTACAA AAAGGACCAGAACTTGCTGTCTCCAGTTAACTGCTGGTACCTGCTGCTGAACCAG gtgAGGAGGGAGAGTAAGGACCACGCCACCCTCAGTGACCTTTACCTGAACAACGTCATCACCCGTCTCACGCACATCAGCGACGACTCCGCCCGCCTGCTTAAAAGA AGCAAAGAGATCACCTTTCAGCTGCAGGAGGACTTGATGAAGCTCCTTAATGAACTCTACACC GTGATGAAGACATACCACATGTACCATGGGGAGACACTGAATGCGGAGACCAAGCTGAGGGATGCCGAGCGTCAGGTGGGGGTTGGCAAAGTGGGGCCTGGTGGGGGAGTGGAGCCGTTATTCGGCATGCGTATAGAGGAACGCCACCAGAGACGCAACGCCGCCCGAAAGATGGAGAAGATGAGGGAGAAG AGGAAAGCTAAGTACTCTGAGAACAAGCTGAAGTCTCTGAAGGCCAGGAACGAGTACCTGCTGACGATGGAGGCCACCAACTCCTCTGTGTTCAAATACTACATCCACGACCTGCCCGATATCATAGAt tgttGTGACCTGGGGTACCACTCCAGTCTGAGTCGTGCGTTGAAGACCTACCTGTCTGCAGAGCTGAGTCTGGAGGCCTCCAGGCGGACAGGGTTGGAAGTACTGGAGGGGGCCGTAGAGGGCCTGGATCCTGCCCGAGACAGACAGCGCCTGCTGGGCCTCTACCCTACCGCCTTCTGCCCCCCGCCACGCTTCAGCTTCCAGCCCCACATGGGGGACCCG GTGACCCAGATAGCCGCCCAGCCACAGGTGCAGGCAGAGCTCACATCTAGGCTGCAACAGCTCCAGTCACGCCTCTCCACCCTGAAGATCGAGAACgaggag GTGAAGAAGACATGGGGGGCCACTCTCACCACCCTTCAGGACATGACAGTGCTGGATGACTATGACGTTTCCCAGAGTTTCACGCACAGCCCCTCTTCAGAGTCAGTCAAGTCCAGCGTGTCGGACGGCTACTTAAACAAACCAAGCCTCGCCAAGCGCCGTGCCAACCAACAGGAGACTGAGCTCTTCTACTTtacg AAGTTCCGTGAGTATCTGGAGGGCAGTAATCTGATCTCCAAACTACAGGCCAAACACGACCTACTGAAGAAAGCCATGGCCGAGG GGTATATAGCAGACACGCTGACTACCAG CCGTGGACGAAAGAACTCCCATAGCAAACACCAG GATTCGACTAAAGCCATTCCTCTGCTGGTAGAGAGCTGCATCCGTTACATCAACCTCCATG GTCTTCAGCACCAGGGCATATTCCGTGTGTCGGGGTCACAGGTGGAGGTCAATGACATCAAGAACTCAtttgagagag GTAATGACCCCCTGATTGACGAGGAGAATAACCATGACATCAACTCGGTGGCCGGTGTACTGAAGCTCTACTTCCGGGGGCTGGAGAACCCCCTCTTTCCCAAGGAAAGGTTCAACGACCTAATTTCCTGTGTCC GTATAGAGAGCCTGTATGACAGAGCTCAGTGTATTCGTAAGATTCTACTGGGTGTTCCACGGGTGACTCTGGTCGTGATGAGATACCTGTTCGCTTTCCTGAACCA CTTATCCCAGTACAGCGATGAGAACATGATGGATGCTGGGAACCTGGCCATCGTCTTCGGCCCCACCCTGCTGCCCACGCCCGACGCCCTGGACCAGGTGGCCTGCCAGGCACATGTTAATGAGGTCATCAAGACGGTCATCCTGCACCACGACATCTTCCCCGAACCCCCGGAGCTGCCTGGGCCCGTCTATGAGAAGTGCATGACTGGAGACCAGTACTG CGAGAGTCCGTTCAGCGAGCCGGGTGGGGAGGTGGAGCCCGACGGCGGCACAGAGACTCAGACCAGTGAGGAGG AGGGGGAAGCAGTAGAAGCGGTGGCCAGGTTTGACTATACAGGCCGGTCGGGGCGGGAGCTCTCCTTTAAGAAGGGAGTGACCCTGCAGCTGTTCCAGCGTGCGTCACATGACTGGTGGGAGGGGCGACTCAACGGCACCCATGGCCTGGTGCCTCACCAGTACATAACACTGAAGGACAG GCCTGACTCTGCATCGACAGTGGACAGCGACAGTGGAAGCACTAGCAATGACGACAAGAAAGCCAGAAGTGAGCTGAACTCTCCTACTGACAGACAGCCAGAAACCTACAACAG CAGCCACCGCAGGAAGCGGACTGACATTTTCCGCCGCCCCCTCGGTCGCTCTAAAGACCATGGTAATGTGGGTGTGTTGGAGAGGAACTCGCCGCCCGTCACTGGTCACTTCAGCCCGCGGGAGCTCCTTCTGGGGCGGAGCACTGGCTTAACCCCGCCTCTCGACAGCCCCGAGCGTCGTCGCCGTTCCACTGCTGCGGTGACAGTTACCGTGAGCCGCCACGATTCGCTGCGTCGGCCTGAAGACACGCCCATCCGGCGCTCCTGCAGCGGGCAACACGGCTTCAGCTCCAGAACCCTGGACCCAGACACACTGGCACAA GATATAGAGGAGAGTGTGAGTGTGGCTCTGGGGCAGCTGAAGCAGATGGAGCGTGGGGGCTGCAGACCGGCTCCAGACGTGGTCCTggacactctggagcaggttaagAACAGCCCAATCACAGCCTGCTCCTCCGAGTCACCCAGCCCCCACAgcaccccctccaccccagggaCTCCTGGTACCCCGAGTCCCCTTAGCCCTCTGAGCCCCCTCATTCCTCTCCCTGGCCCCCCTCCCGCACCCCTCCGATCCACCAACCCCTCCCCCGACACCCTGGGCACCTTCAAGCCTGTAGTGGGGACTCCACTCCGTATGGGGGCTCCACTTCGCCCCCCAGCCCTGAGGCCAAAACCCCTGGTGCCCCCCAAGAGTAACACCCCCCCTCTGCTGGACAAGTCCTGCACCATGTGA